In Oryctolagus cuniculus chromosome X, mOryCun1.1, whole genome shotgun sequence, a single window of DNA contains:
- the PPP1R2C gene encoding protein phosphatase inhibitor 2 family member C → MASSSTSHRPIKGILKNKGSTASAVDASTQEPGGARQDVQRKKSQKWDESNILATTYKDYDFLKINEPSTTCVTVRDEREDPMRDVKAKESMSVDMLAKKLAATHTSDHCYQVEEQESCEAHTSKFSFQKQEKQRQFEMKRKLHYDEGLNIKLARQLISKDLQDEDVCDSEESFCLTTEEKTTTKEPAEASTGDELPMPYGHE, encoded by the coding sequence ATGGCATCCTCCAGCACCTCGCACCGGCCAATCAAGGGAATCCTGAAAAACAAAGGCTCCACTGCTTCTGCGGTGGATGCTTCTACTCAGGAACCCGGAGGGGCCCGCCAGGATGTCCAGAGGAAGAagtcccagaagtgggatgaATCCAACATCTTGGCAACCACGTACAAGGACTACGATTTCCTGAAGATAAACGAACCGAGCACTACCTGTGTCACTGTGCGAGATGAGAGGGAAGATCCAATGCGTGATGTCAAAGCAAAGGAAAGCATGTCCGTGGACATGTTAGCCAAGAAACTTGCAGCCACTCACACTTCTGATCACTGCTATCAAGTAGAAGAGCAAGAGAGCTGTGAGGCGCACACCAGCAAGTTCTCATTCCAGAAACAAGAAAAGCAGCGGCAATTTGAGATGAAGAGGAAGCTGCACTACGACGAGGGACTGAACATCAAATTGGCAAGACAACTGATCTCAAAAGACCTACAGGATGAAGATGTCTGTGACAGTGAAGAAAGCTTCTGCCTGACCACTGAAGAAAAGACTACTACAAAAGAACCGGCAGAGGCTTCCACCGGTGACGAACTGCCAATGCCATATGGCCACGAGTAG